A genomic window from Salmo salar chromosome ssa23, Ssal_v3.1, whole genome shotgun sequence includes:
- the LOC106584018 gene encoding tyrosine-protein kinase receptor Tie-1 isoform X1 — translation MIYILFLLCLIHVSGAVTDLTVISNAEASTPQLFSISCLTGERDAAELDLDIKKDNSILILSSRPRYRVKRPKTKEVVANEFVGVMDQTGIFYCHASQGTDPLINLGKVTLINNFAKALFVPAYLTVTANRGDTVHLAMQVLSSQRRDVTWKYNGNYFYTTHWGDVSNSTAVLTLEDVAKANEGIYSAGFVGDSPINGAWMRLIVRDCGSKKWGADCDKDCPECLNGGVCHHRDGDCICPPGFMGMRCETACREGMFGLNCQESCRPEMDCRGLRFCLADPYGCSCASGWSGNHCNRFCHRDMYGADCRLRCKCKNGGVCNHFSGCQCPTGWRGQHCEKSDRAPQILNMASSLEWNLHSSPKILCSATGNPLPSHTSIELRKLDSTVLKASRTTMDSNKSTAQFDIPRLSTEHAGLWECRVSTNGGQDSRKFNLIVKEPPFPSTPPKLLEKRSKQLVVLPVESYRGDGPIDSTKLLYKPMETGDSWSSIIGAYRWRLISLYSREPITLMNLKPSTRYHVRVQLTRPGEGGEGTLGPEAIMETDCPEPTLRPEIDFSSLEGRNATVRWLLHGNADRASGFLVQLFGPSPSGEMLREETTLLNVLSTKFYNLQYHQDYTVIVRLLNCGSLGPASKPYNVRINSQGPSSPRNVQALPLSVSAVQVKWQPPEDPNGGIVKYIIEYQPVGQGSLHPWVDTDDGNKTAKDVTALNGSTLYQFRVRAFSKVPGEWSKFVHARTQGDGPQDFTPTTQGVGGRPGSEGYYLLVAVVGSVTVTCVTILLALLALFCIRKTLLNRRRTFTYQSGSGEETILQFNSGTLTLTRRPKPTSEPLTYPILEWDDIKFEDVIGEGNFGQVIKAMIKKDGAKMSAAIKMLKAEFASENDHRDFAGELEVLCKLGQHPNIINLIGACENRGYLYIAIEYAPYGNLLDFLRKSRVLETDPAFAKEHGTASTLTSQQLLQFAVDVATGMHYLSDKQFIHRDLAARNVLVGDNLVAKIADFGLSRGEEVYVKKTMGRLPVRWMAIESLNYSVYTTKSDVWSFGVLLWEIVSLGGTPYCGMTCAELYEKLPQSYRMEQPRNCDDEVYELMRQCWRDRPHERPPFSQISVQLNRMQEARKAYVNMALFENFTYAGIDATAEEA, via the exons ATGATCTACATCTTATTTTTGTTGTGCCTCATCCATGTGTCAG GTGCGGTGACAGACCTGACCGTCATCTCCAACGCTGAGGCCTCCACCCCTCAGCTCTTCTCCATCTCCTGCCTCACTGGGGAGCGGGATGCAGCAGAGCTAGACCTGGACATCAAGAAGGACAACAgcatcctcatcctctcctcacgGCCACGTTACAGAGTCAAAAGGCCCAAGACCAAGGAGGTGGTGGCGAACGAGTTCGTAGGTGTGATGGACCAAACAGGCATCTTCTACTGCCATGCGTCCCAGGGAACTGATCCTCTTATAAACCTGGGTAAAGTGACACTCATCAACAACTTTGCCAAAG CCCTGTTTGTCCCGGCCTACCTCACGGTGACAGCAAACAGAGGAGACACAGTTCACCTGGCCATGCAGGTCCTGAGCTCCCAGAGAAGAGACGTCACCTGGAAATACAACG GTAACTATTTCTACACGACCCACTGGGGTGATGTGTCCAACAGTACGGCTGTACTAACCCTGGAGGACGTGGCTAAAGCCAACGAGGGTATTTACAGCGCCGGCTTCGTGGGAGACAGTCCCATCAATGGAGCCTGGATGAGGCTGATTGTCAGAG ACTGTGGCAGTAAGAAGTGGGGTGCCGACTGTGACAAGGACTGTCCAGAGTGTCTCAATGGAGGGGTGTGTCACCACCGGGACGGGGACTGCATCTGCCCACCGGGGTTCATGGGGATGCGCTGCGAgacag CCTGTAGAGAGGGAATGTTTGGGCTTAATTGCCAGGAGTCATGCAGGCCAGAGATGGACTGTAGAGGGCTGAGGTTCTGCCTGGCTGACCCTTACGGATGCTCCTGTGCCAGTGGCTGGTCTGGGAACCACTGCAACAGAT tCTGCCACAGGGACATGTACGGGGCAGACTGCAGGCTGCGCTGTAAGTGTAAGAACGGTGGAGTGTGTAACCACTTCAGTGGATGTCAGTGTCCCACTGGCTGGAGAGGACAGCACTGTGAGAAATCAG ACCGTGCCCCCCAGATCTTGAACATGGCCAGTAGTCTAGAGTGGAACCTTCACTCCAGCCCCAAGATCCTGTGTTCCGCCACAGGCAACCCCCTGCCCAGCCACACCAGCATTGAGCTGCGCAAACTGGACAGCACTGTGCTCAAG GCGTCTCGTACCACCATGGATTCCAATAAGAGCACAGCCCAGTTTGATATTCCCCGTCTGTCCACTGAGCATGCTGGGTTATGGGAGTGTAGGGTTTCCACCAATGGGGGACAAGACTCAAGGAAGTTCAACCTCATTGTCAAAG AGCCACCGTTCCCCAGCACCCCTCCCAAGCTGCTGGAGAAGAGGAGTAAGCAGCTGGTGGTGTTGCCTGTGGAGTCCtacagaggagacggacccatCGACTCCACCAAGCTCCTCTATAAGCCCATGGAGACAGGAGACTCCTGGTCCTCCATCATAGGTGCATACAGATGGCGTTTGATCTCAT TGTACAGTAGAGAGCCTATAACGCTGATGAATCTGAAGCCATCTACACGCTACCACGTCCGTGTCCAGCTGACCCGtcctggggagggaggggaggggactcTGGGGCCTGAGGCCATCATGGAGACTGACTGTCCAG AGCCCACTCTTCGACCAGAGATTGACTTCAGCTCGCTGGAGGGCCGCAACGCCACTGTGCGCTGGCTGTTGCATGGCAACGCGGACAGGGCCAGCGGGTTCTTAGTGCAGCTCTTCGGGCCCTCCCCCTCAGGAGAGATGCTGAGAGAGGAGACCACCCTGCTCAATGTGCTCTCCACCAAGTTCTACAACCTGCAGTACCACCAAGACTACACAGTGATCGTCAGGCTGCTCAACTGTGGCAGTCTGGGGCCCGCCTCTAAGCCGTACAACGTCCGCATAAACAGCCAGG GTCCCTCATCTCCTCGGAACGTCCAGGCCCTGCCCCTGTCTGTGTCTGCAGTGCAGGTGAAGTGGCAGCCCCCTGAGGACCCTAACGGGGGCATAGTAAAGTACATCATAGAGTACCAGCCGGTGGGTCAGGGCAGCCTGCACCCCTGGGTCGACACAGACGATGGCAACAAGACAGCTAAAGATGTGACAGCGCTCAACGGGAGTACTCTCTACCAGTTCAGAGTGAGGGCCTTCTCTAAAGTACCCGGGGAGTGGAGCAAGTTTGTCCATGCCAGGACCCAGGGAGATG GTCCCCAGGACTTCACTCCTACCACCCAGGGTGTGGGGGGGCGTCCAGGCAGTGAGGGCTACTATTTGTTGGTAGCTGTGGTGGGGTCTGTGACGGTCACCTGTGTCACTATCCTGCTGGCCCTGCTGGCTCTCTTCTGCATCCGCAAAACTCTGCTCAACCGCAGACGCACCTTCACTTACCAGTCTGGAtcg GGAGAGGAGACCATCCTCCAGTTTAACTCTGGGACCCTGACCCTGACAAGGAGGCCGAAGCCTACCTCTGAGCCCCTCACCTACCCCATCCTGGAGTGGGATGACATCAAGTTTGAAGATGTGATCGGAGAGGGCAACTTCGGCCAGGTCATCAAGGCCATGATCAAGAAGGACGGGGCCAAGATGAGCGCTGCTATCAAGATGCTAAAAG CAGAGTTTGCCTCGGAGAATGACCACCGGGACTTTGCAGGAGAGCTGGAAGTGTTGTGTAAACTGGGCCAACATCCCAACATCATCAACCTCATAGGAGCCTGTGAAAACAGGG GGTACCTGTACATTGCTATTGAGTACGCCCCATATGGAAACCTGCTTGACTTCTTGCGTAAGAGCCGAGTCCTAGAGACAGACCCTGCCTTCGCCAAGGAGCACGGCACAGCCTCCACCCTCACCTCACAACAACTGCTGCAGTTCGCTGTCGACGTGGCTACTGGCATGCACTACCTTAGCGACAAACAG ttcaTCCACAGAGACCTGGCAGCGAGGAACGTTTTAGTGGGAGACAACCTAGTGGCCAAGATAGCAGACTTCGGTCTGTCCCGAGGGGAGGAGGTCTACGTCAAAAAGACCATG GGGAGGTTGCCAGTGCGTTGGATGGCGATAGAGTCCCTAAACTACAGTGTGTACACCACCAAGAGTGACGT GTGGTCTTTCGGTGTACTTCTATGGGAGATAGTGAGTTTAG GTGGTACTCCCTACTGTGGGATGACCTGTGCTGAGCTCTATGAGAAACTCCCTCAGAGCTACAGGATGGAGCAGCCGAGGAACTGTGACGACGAAGT gtaTGAGTTAATGAGGCAGTGCTGGAGAGACCGGCCGCATGAGAGACCTCCTTTCTCTCAGATCTCTGTACAGCTCAACAGGATGCAGGAGGCCAGGAAG GCCTACGTGAACATGGCGCTCTTCGAGAACTTCACCTACGCCGGGATTGATGCCACGGCCGAGGAGGCCTGA
- the LOC106584018 gene encoding tyrosine-protein kinase receptor Tie-1 isoform X4 yields the protein MIYILFLLCLIHVSGAVTDLTVISNAEASTPQLFSISCLTGERDAAELDLDIKKDNSILILSSRPRYRVKRPKTKEVVANEFVGVMDQTGIFYCHASQGTDPLINLGKVTLINNFAKALFVPAYLTVTANRGDTVHLAMQVLSSQRRDVTWKYNGNYFYTTHWGDVSNSTAVLTLEDVAKANEGIYSAGFVGDSPINGAWMRLIVRDCGSKKWGADCDKDCPECLNGGVCHHRDGDCICPPGFMGMRCETACREGMFGLNCQESCRPEMDCRGLRFCLADPYGCSCASGWSGNHCNRFCHRDMYGADCRLRCKCKNGGVCNHFSGCQCPTGWRGQHCEKSDRAPQILNMASSLEWNLHSSPKILCSATGNPLPSHTSIELRKLDSTVLKASRTTMDSNKSTAQFDIPRLSTEHAGLWECRVSTNGGQDSRKFNLIVKEPPFPSTPPKLLEKRSKQLVVLPVESYRGDGPIDSTKLLYKPMETGDSWSSIIVYSREPITLMNLKPSTRYHVRVQLTRPGEGGEGTLGPEAIMETDCPEPTLRPEIDFSSLEGRNATVRWLLHGNADRASGFLVQLFGPSPSGEMLREETTLLNVLSTKFYNLQYHQDYTVIVRLLNCGSLGPASKPYNVRINSQGPSSPRNVQALPLSVSAVQVKWQPPEDPNGGIVKYIIEYQPVGQGSLHPWVDTDDGNKTAKDVTALNGSTLYQFRVRAFSKVPGEWSKFVHARTQGDGPQDFTPTTQGVGGRPGSEGYYLLVAVVGSVTVTCVTILLALLALFCIRKTLLNRRRTFTYQSGSGEETILQFNSGTLTLTRRPKPTSEPLTYPILEWDDIKFEDVIGEGNFGQVIKAMIKKDGAKMSAAIKMLKEFASENDHRDFAGELEVLCKLGQHPNIINLIGACENRGYLYIAIEYAPYGNLLDFLRKSRVLETDPAFAKEHGTASTLTSQQLLQFAVDVATGMHYLSDKQFIHRDLAARNVLVGDNLVAKIADFGLSRGEEVYVKKTMGRLPVRWMAIESLNYSVYTTKSDVWSFGVLLWEIVSLGGTPYCGMTCAELYEKLPQSYRMEQPRNCDDEVYELMRQCWRDRPHERPPFSQISVQLNRMQEARKAYVNMALFENFTYAGIDATAEEA from the exons ATGATCTACATCTTATTTTTGTTGTGCCTCATCCATGTGTCAG GTGCGGTGACAGACCTGACCGTCATCTCCAACGCTGAGGCCTCCACCCCTCAGCTCTTCTCCATCTCCTGCCTCACTGGGGAGCGGGATGCAGCAGAGCTAGACCTGGACATCAAGAAGGACAACAgcatcctcatcctctcctcacgGCCACGTTACAGAGTCAAAAGGCCCAAGACCAAGGAGGTGGTGGCGAACGAGTTCGTAGGTGTGATGGACCAAACAGGCATCTTCTACTGCCATGCGTCCCAGGGAACTGATCCTCTTATAAACCTGGGTAAAGTGACACTCATCAACAACTTTGCCAAAG CCCTGTTTGTCCCGGCCTACCTCACGGTGACAGCAAACAGAGGAGACACAGTTCACCTGGCCATGCAGGTCCTGAGCTCCCAGAGAAGAGACGTCACCTGGAAATACAACG GTAACTATTTCTACACGACCCACTGGGGTGATGTGTCCAACAGTACGGCTGTACTAACCCTGGAGGACGTGGCTAAAGCCAACGAGGGTATTTACAGCGCCGGCTTCGTGGGAGACAGTCCCATCAATGGAGCCTGGATGAGGCTGATTGTCAGAG ACTGTGGCAGTAAGAAGTGGGGTGCCGACTGTGACAAGGACTGTCCAGAGTGTCTCAATGGAGGGGTGTGTCACCACCGGGACGGGGACTGCATCTGCCCACCGGGGTTCATGGGGATGCGCTGCGAgacag CCTGTAGAGAGGGAATGTTTGGGCTTAATTGCCAGGAGTCATGCAGGCCAGAGATGGACTGTAGAGGGCTGAGGTTCTGCCTGGCTGACCCTTACGGATGCTCCTGTGCCAGTGGCTGGTCTGGGAACCACTGCAACAGAT tCTGCCACAGGGACATGTACGGGGCAGACTGCAGGCTGCGCTGTAAGTGTAAGAACGGTGGAGTGTGTAACCACTTCAGTGGATGTCAGTGTCCCACTGGCTGGAGAGGACAGCACTGTGAGAAATCAG ACCGTGCCCCCCAGATCTTGAACATGGCCAGTAGTCTAGAGTGGAACCTTCACTCCAGCCCCAAGATCCTGTGTTCCGCCACAGGCAACCCCCTGCCCAGCCACACCAGCATTGAGCTGCGCAAACTGGACAGCACTGTGCTCAAG GCGTCTCGTACCACCATGGATTCCAATAAGAGCACAGCCCAGTTTGATATTCCCCGTCTGTCCACTGAGCATGCTGGGTTATGGGAGTGTAGGGTTTCCACCAATGGGGGACAAGACTCAAGGAAGTTCAACCTCATTGTCAAAG AGCCACCGTTCCCCAGCACCCCTCCCAAGCTGCTGGAGAAGAGGAGTAAGCAGCTGGTGGTGTTGCCTGTGGAGTCCtacagaggagacggacccatCGACTCCACCAAGCTCCTCTATAAGCCCATGGAGACAGGAGACTCCTGGTCCTCCATCATAG TGTACAGTAGAGAGCCTATAACGCTGATGAATCTGAAGCCATCTACACGCTACCACGTCCGTGTCCAGCTGACCCGtcctggggagggaggggaggggactcTGGGGCCTGAGGCCATCATGGAGACTGACTGTCCAG AGCCCACTCTTCGACCAGAGATTGACTTCAGCTCGCTGGAGGGCCGCAACGCCACTGTGCGCTGGCTGTTGCATGGCAACGCGGACAGGGCCAGCGGGTTCTTAGTGCAGCTCTTCGGGCCCTCCCCCTCAGGAGAGATGCTGAGAGAGGAGACCACCCTGCTCAATGTGCTCTCCACCAAGTTCTACAACCTGCAGTACCACCAAGACTACACAGTGATCGTCAGGCTGCTCAACTGTGGCAGTCTGGGGCCCGCCTCTAAGCCGTACAACGTCCGCATAAACAGCCAGG GTCCCTCATCTCCTCGGAACGTCCAGGCCCTGCCCCTGTCTGTGTCTGCAGTGCAGGTGAAGTGGCAGCCCCCTGAGGACCCTAACGGGGGCATAGTAAAGTACATCATAGAGTACCAGCCGGTGGGTCAGGGCAGCCTGCACCCCTGGGTCGACACAGACGATGGCAACAAGACAGCTAAAGATGTGACAGCGCTCAACGGGAGTACTCTCTACCAGTTCAGAGTGAGGGCCTTCTCTAAAGTACCCGGGGAGTGGAGCAAGTTTGTCCATGCCAGGACCCAGGGAGATG GTCCCCAGGACTTCACTCCTACCACCCAGGGTGTGGGGGGGCGTCCAGGCAGTGAGGGCTACTATTTGTTGGTAGCTGTGGTGGGGTCTGTGACGGTCACCTGTGTCACTATCCTGCTGGCCCTGCTGGCTCTCTTCTGCATCCGCAAAACTCTGCTCAACCGCAGACGCACCTTCACTTACCAGTCTGGAtcg GGAGAGGAGACCATCCTCCAGTTTAACTCTGGGACCCTGACCCTGACAAGGAGGCCGAAGCCTACCTCTGAGCCCCTCACCTACCCCATCCTGGAGTGGGATGACATCAAGTTTGAAGATGTGATCGGAGAGGGCAACTTCGGCCAGGTCATCAAGGCCATGATCAAGAAGGACGGGGCCAAGATGAGCGCTGCTATCAAGATGCTAAAAG AGTTTGCCTCGGAGAATGACCACCGGGACTTTGCAGGAGAGCTGGAAGTGTTGTGTAAACTGGGCCAACATCCCAACATCATCAACCTCATAGGAGCCTGTGAAAACAGGG GGTACCTGTACATTGCTATTGAGTACGCCCCATATGGAAACCTGCTTGACTTCTTGCGTAAGAGCCGAGTCCTAGAGACAGACCCTGCCTTCGCCAAGGAGCACGGCACAGCCTCCACCCTCACCTCACAACAACTGCTGCAGTTCGCTGTCGACGTGGCTACTGGCATGCACTACCTTAGCGACAAACAG ttcaTCCACAGAGACCTGGCAGCGAGGAACGTTTTAGTGGGAGACAACCTAGTGGCCAAGATAGCAGACTTCGGTCTGTCCCGAGGGGAGGAGGTCTACGTCAAAAAGACCATG GGGAGGTTGCCAGTGCGTTGGATGGCGATAGAGTCCCTAAACTACAGTGTGTACACCACCAAGAGTGACGT GTGGTCTTTCGGTGTACTTCTATGGGAGATAGTGAGTTTAG GTGGTACTCCCTACTGTGGGATGACCTGTGCTGAGCTCTATGAGAAACTCCCTCAGAGCTACAGGATGGAGCAGCCGAGGAACTGTGACGACGAAGT gtaTGAGTTAATGAGGCAGTGCTGGAGAGACCGGCCGCATGAGAGACCTCCTTTCTCTCAGATCTCTGTACAGCTCAACAGGATGCAGGAGGCCAGGAAG GCCTACGTGAACATGGCGCTCTTCGAGAACTTCACCTACGCCGGGATTGATGCCACGGCCGAGGAGGCCTGA
- the LOC106584018 gene encoding tyrosine-protein kinase receptor Tie-1 isoform X2, whose product MIYILFLLCLIHVSGAVTDLTVISNAEASTPQLFSISCLTGERDAAELDLDIKKDNSILILSSRPRYRVKRPKTKEVVANEFVGVMDQTGIFYCHASQGTDPLINLGKVTLINNFAKALFVPAYLTVTANRGDTVHLAMQVLSSQRRDVTWKYNGNYFYTTHWGDVSNSTAVLTLEDVAKANEGIYSAGFVGDSPINGAWMRLIVRDCGSKKWGADCDKDCPECLNGGVCHHRDGDCICPPGFMGMRCETACREGMFGLNCQESCRPEMDCRGLRFCLADPYGCSCASGWSGNHCNRFCHRDMYGADCRLRCKCKNGGVCNHFSGCQCPTGWRGQHCEKSDRAPQILNMASSLEWNLHSSPKILCSATGNPLPSHTSIELRKLDSTVLKASRTTMDSNKSTAQFDIPRLSTEHAGLWECRVSTNGGQDSRKFNLIVKEPPFPSTPPKLLEKRSKQLVVLPVESYRGDGPIDSTKLLYKPMETGDSWSSIIGAYRWRLISLYSREPITLMNLKPSTRYHVRVQLTRPGEGGEGTLGPEAIMETDCPEPTLRPEIDFSSLEGRNATVRWLLHGNADRASGFLVQLFGPSPSGEMLREETTLLNVLSTKFYNLQYHQDYTVIVRLLNCGSLGPASKPYNVRINSQGPSSPRNVQALPLSVSAVQVKWQPPEDPNGGIVKYIIEYQPVGQGSLHPWVDTDDGNKTAKDVTALNGSTLYQFRVRAFSKVPGEWSKFVHARTQGDGPQDFTPTTQGVGGRPGSEGYYLLVAVVGSVTVTCVTILLALLALFCIRKTLLNRRRTFTYQSGSGEETILQFNSGTLTLTRRPKPTSEPLTYPILEWDDIKFEDVIGEGNFGQVIKAMIKKDGAKMSAAIKMLKEFASENDHRDFAGELEVLCKLGQHPNIINLIGACENRGYLYIAIEYAPYGNLLDFLRKSRVLETDPAFAKEHGTASTLTSQQLLQFAVDVATGMHYLSDKQFIHRDLAARNVLVGDNLVAKIADFGLSRGEEVYVKKTMGRLPVRWMAIESLNYSVYTTKSDVWSFGVLLWEIVSLGGTPYCGMTCAELYEKLPQSYRMEQPRNCDDEVYELMRQCWRDRPHERPPFSQISVQLNRMQEARKAYVNMALFENFTYAGIDATAEEA is encoded by the exons ATGATCTACATCTTATTTTTGTTGTGCCTCATCCATGTGTCAG GTGCGGTGACAGACCTGACCGTCATCTCCAACGCTGAGGCCTCCACCCCTCAGCTCTTCTCCATCTCCTGCCTCACTGGGGAGCGGGATGCAGCAGAGCTAGACCTGGACATCAAGAAGGACAACAgcatcctcatcctctcctcacgGCCACGTTACAGAGTCAAAAGGCCCAAGACCAAGGAGGTGGTGGCGAACGAGTTCGTAGGTGTGATGGACCAAACAGGCATCTTCTACTGCCATGCGTCCCAGGGAACTGATCCTCTTATAAACCTGGGTAAAGTGACACTCATCAACAACTTTGCCAAAG CCCTGTTTGTCCCGGCCTACCTCACGGTGACAGCAAACAGAGGAGACACAGTTCACCTGGCCATGCAGGTCCTGAGCTCCCAGAGAAGAGACGTCACCTGGAAATACAACG GTAACTATTTCTACACGACCCACTGGGGTGATGTGTCCAACAGTACGGCTGTACTAACCCTGGAGGACGTGGCTAAAGCCAACGAGGGTATTTACAGCGCCGGCTTCGTGGGAGACAGTCCCATCAATGGAGCCTGGATGAGGCTGATTGTCAGAG ACTGTGGCAGTAAGAAGTGGGGTGCCGACTGTGACAAGGACTGTCCAGAGTGTCTCAATGGAGGGGTGTGTCACCACCGGGACGGGGACTGCATCTGCCCACCGGGGTTCATGGGGATGCGCTGCGAgacag CCTGTAGAGAGGGAATGTTTGGGCTTAATTGCCAGGAGTCATGCAGGCCAGAGATGGACTGTAGAGGGCTGAGGTTCTGCCTGGCTGACCCTTACGGATGCTCCTGTGCCAGTGGCTGGTCTGGGAACCACTGCAACAGAT tCTGCCACAGGGACATGTACGGGGCAGACTGCAGGCTGCGCTGTAAGTGTAAGAACGGTGGAGTGTGTAACCACTTCAGTGGATGTCAGTGTCCCACTGGCTGGAGAGGACAGCACTGTGAGAAATCAG ACCGTGCCCCCCAGATCTTGAACATGGCCAGTAGTCTAGAGTGGAACCTTCACTCCAGCCCCAAGATCCTGTGTTCCGCCACAGGCAACCCCCTGCCCAGCCACACCAGCATTGAGCTGCGCAAACTGGACAGCACTGTGCTCAAG GCGTCTCGTACCACCATGGATTCCAATAAGAGCACAGCCCAGTTTGATATTCCCCGTCTGTCCACTGAGCATGCTGGGTTATGGGAGTGTAGGGTTTCCACCAATGGGGGACAAGACTCAAGGAAGTTCAACCTCATTGTCAAAG AGCCACCGTTCCCCAGCACCCCTCCCAAGCTGCTGGAGAAGAGGAGTAAGCAGCTGGTGGTGTTGCCTGTGGAGTCCtacagaggagacggacccatCGACTCCACCAAGCTCCTCTATAAGCCCATGGAGACAGGAGACTCCTGGTCCTCCATCATAGGTGCATACAGATGGCGTTTGATCTCAT TGTACAGTAGAGAGCCTATAACGCTGATGAATCTGAAGCCATCTACACGCTACCACGTCCGTGTCCAGCTGACCCGtcctggggagggaggggaggggactcTGGGGCCTGAGGCCATCATGGAGACTGACTGTCCAG AGCCCACTCTTCGACCAGAGATTGACTTCAGCTCGCTGGAGGGCCGCAACGCCACTGTGCGCTGGCTGTTGCATGGCAACGCGGACAGGGCCAGCGGGTTCTTAGTGCAGCTCTTCGGGCCCTCCCCCTCAGGAGAGATGCTGAGAGAGGAGACCACCCTGCTCAATGTGCTCTCCACCAAGTTCTACAACCTGCAGTACCACCAAGACTACACAGTGATCGTCAGGCTGCTCAACTGTGGCAGTCTGGGGCCCGCCTCTAAGCCGTACAACGTCCGCATAAACAGCCAGG GTCCCTCATCTCCTCGGAACGTCCAGGCCCTGCCCCTGTCTGTGTCTGCAGTGCAGGTGAAGTGGCAGCCCCCTGAGGACCCTAACGGGGGCATAGTAAAGTACATCATAGAGTACCAGCCGGTGGGTCAGGGCAGCCTGCACCCCTGGGTCGACACAGACGATGGCAACAAGACAGCTAAAGATGTGACAGCGCTCAACGGGAGTACTCTCTACCAGTTCAGAGTGAGGGCCTTCTCTAAAGTACCCGGGGAGTGGAGCAAGTTTGTCCATGCCAGGACCCAGGGAGATG GTCCCCAGGACTTCACTCCTACCACCCAGGGTGTGGGGGGGCGTCCAGGCAGTGAGGGCTACTATTTGTTGGTAGCTGTGGTGGGGTCTGTGACGGTCACCTGTGTCACTATCCTGCTGGCCCTGCTGGCTCTCTTCTGCATCCGCAAAACTCTGCTCAACCGCAGACGCACCTTCACTTACCAGTCTGGAtcg GGAGAGGAGACCATCCTCCAGTTTAACTCTGGGACCCTGACCCTGACAAGGAGGCCGAAGCCTACCTCTGAGCCCCTCACCTACCCCATCCTGGAGTGGGATGACATCAAGTTTGAAGATGTGATCGGAGAGGGCAACTTCGGCCAGGTCATCAAGGCCATGATCAAGAAGGACGGGGCCAAGATGAGCGCTGCTATCAAGATGCTAAAAG AGTTTGCCTCGGAGAATGACCACCGGGACTTTGCAGGAGAGCTGGAAGTGTTGTGTAAACTGGGCCAACATCCCAACATCATCAACCTCATAGGAGCCTGTGAAAACAGGG GGTACCTGTACATTGCTATTGAGTACGCCCCATATGGAAACCTGCTTGACTTCTTGCGTAAGAGCCGAGTCCTAGAGACAGACCCTGCCTTCGCCAAGGAGCACGGCACAGCCTCCACCCTCACCTCACAACAACTGCTGCAGTTCGCTGTCGACGTGGCTACTGGCATGCACTACCTTAGCGACAAACAG ttcaTCCACAGAGACCTGGCAGCGAGGAACGTTTTAGTGGGAGACAACCTAGTGGCCAAGATAGCAGACTTCGGTCTGTCCCGAGGGGAGGAGGTCTACGTCAAAAAGACCATG GGGAGGTTGCCAGTGCGTTGGATGGCGATAGAGTCCCTAAACTACAGTGTGTACACCACCAAGAGTGACGT GTGGTCTTTCGGTGTACTTCTATGGGAGATAGTGAGTTTAG GTGGTACTCCCTACTGTGGGATGACCTGTGCTGAGCTCTATGAGAAACTCCCTCAGAGCTACAGGATGGAGCAGCCGAGGAACTGTGACGACGAAGT gtaTGAGTTAATGAGGCAGTGCTGGAGAGACCGGCCGCATGAGAGACCTCCTTTCTCTCAGATCTCTGTACAGCTCAACAGGATGCAGGAGGCCAGGAAG GCCTACGTGAACATGGCGCTCTTCGAGAACTTCACCTACGCCGGGATTGATGCCACGGCCGAGGAGGCCTGA